A genomic stretch from Heptranchias perlo isolate sHepPer1 chromosome 28, sHepPer1.hap1, whole genome shotgun sequence includes:
- the sarm1 gene encoding LOW QUALITY PROTEIN: NAD(+) hydrolase SARM1 (The sequence of the model RefSeq protein was modified relative to this genomic sequence to represent the inferred CDS: inserted 1 base in 1 codon; deleted 3 bases in 3 codons) codes for MLKLPDQDRVARTGLGVILDLAKDRGDSQLARAVSGILQHMFKHTEQTSYLLITNGGLDSVLYWCRSDDSTILRHCAAALANCAMHGGHANQRLMIAKNAADWLFPLAFSKDELVRFQACLAITVLATNKEIEEKVEKSGTLDLVEPFIASLHPEEFVQDWLDSTDNSQGRTAYDLQRLVQLLDSSRLEAQCVAAFLPCVWRRALNPGRKKTQIFHEIGATQSLKRIVSYSSNSTVSTLAKKALCLTGEAIPRRLSPAXPNWKSGEVQTWLQQIGFITYCERFLDLQVDGDLLLMVSDSELQEDLGILSSITRRRFRRELTELKTYANYSACDPSNLADWLSSIDPRFRQYTYNLVQCGIGRESLPRVTEQQLSSDCRIAIGFHRARILAAGQELLLPSSAVVSPHSHSEGPDVFISYRRTTGSQLASLLKVHLQLCGFSVFIDVEKLEAGKFDDKLIQSVKKAKNFVLVLSANALDKCMGDDKRKDWVHKEIVMAMSSAKNIVPVTDHFSWPDPSSLPEDMRGILKFNGIQWSHEYQDASIEKILRFLRAPAKNDCTVPTDTSKNVAVPHREQP; via the exons ggaCCGAGTGGCTCGGACGGGTCTGGGAGTGATTCTGGACCTGGCGAAGGACCGTGGTGATAGCCAGCTAGCGAGGGCTGTCTCGGGGATCCTGCAGCACATGTTCAAACACACGGAGCAGACCTCCTACCTCCTCATCACCAACGGCGGCCTGGACTCCGTCCTGTACTGGTGCCGCAGTGACGATTCCACCATCCTGCGGCACTGCGCCGCGGCGCTGGCAAACTGCGCCATGCACGGC GGGCACGCCAATCAGCGGCTCATGATAGCGAAGAATGCGGCTGACTGGCTGTTCCCCCTCGCCTTCTCCAAGGACGAGCTGGTGCGATTCCAGGCTTGTCTGGCCATCACCGTCCTGGCAACAAACAAGGAGAtcgaggagaaggtggagaagtcg GGGACCTTGGACTTGGTGGAACCTTTCATTGCCTCCCTTCACCCGGAGGAGTTTGTGCAGGATTGGCTGGACAGCACGGACAACTCCCAGGGCCGCACG GCCTACGACCTCCAGCGTCTGGTGCAGCTCTTGGACAGCTCGAGGCTGGAGGCCCAGTGCGTGGCAGCTTTTTtaccctgtgtgtggaggcgggcaTTAAATCCAGGCAGAAAAAAGACACAG ATATTCCACGAGATCGGAGCCACCCAGAGCCTGAAGAGAATCGTCAGTTATTCCAGCAACTCCACCGTCTCCACCCTGGCTAAGAAAGCCCTGTGTCTGACAGGAGAGGCGATCCCTCGCCGACTCTCTCCCG GTCCCAACTGGAAATCTGGAGAGGTTCAGACGTGGCTGCAGCAGATTGGATTCATCACCTACTGCGAGAGATTCTTG GACCTGCAGGTTGATGGAGACCTGCTGCTGATGGTTTCTGATTCGGAATTACAGGAAGATTTGGGAATATTGTCCAGCATCACACGGAGAAG ATTTCGCCGAGAACTCACTGAGTTAAAAACTTACGCCAACTACTCCGCGTGTGACCCCAGCAACCTGGCCGACTGGCTGAGCAGCATCGACCCCCGCTTTCGACAGTATACCTACAATCTGGTGCAGTGTGGCATTGGGAGGGAATCATTACCCAGAGTGACGGAGCAGCAACTTAGTTCTGATTGCCGGATCGCAATCGGATTTCACCGAGCAAGAATCCTGGCTGCAGGACAGG AACTGCTGCTGCCGAGCTCGGCCGTGGTcagtccccactcccactccgaaGGCCCCGACGTCTTCATCAGTTACCGGAGGACCACAGGGTCCCAGCTGGCCAG CCTTTTGAAGGTtcatcttcagttatgtggattcaGTGTGTTCatcgatgtggagaaactggaggccGGCAAGTTTGACGATAAACTCATCCAGAGCGTGAAGAAGGCAAAGAACTTTGTCCTGGTCTTGTCGGCCAATGCCCTGGACAAGTGCATGGGGGACGACAAGAGGAAGGATTGGGTGCACAAG GAGATCGTCATGGCAATGAGCTCCGCCAAGAACATCGTCCCGGTGACCGACCATTTCTCCTGGCCAGATCCGAGTTCCTTACCCGAGGACATGAGGGGGATTCTCAAATTCAATGGCATCCA